One stretch of Penaeus vannamei isolate JL-2024 chromosome 7, ASM4276789v1, whole genome shotgun sequence DNA includes these proteins:
- the LOC138862163 gene encoding EF-hand calcium-binding domain-containing protein 5-like, whose translation MSAPPEPLAVRLPVISRSLCQIVLASLRARVPGGGGRGERDPGGGGRGREGPRRRRAQREGPRRRRARARGTPAEEGAARGTPAEEGAARGTPAEEGAARGTPAEEGAARGTPAEEGAARGTPAEEGAARGTPAEEGAARGTPAEEGAARGTPAEEGAARGTPAEEGAARGTPAEEGAARGTPARRGRGSYACTSGSGIRHKSQGGDS comes from the exons ATGTCGGCTC CCCCGGAGCCCTTGGCCGTCCGCCTTCCGGTCATCAGCCGCTCTTTATGTCAGATCGTGCTCGCCAGCCTCCGCGCCCGAGTCCCCGGCGGAGGAGGGCGCGGCGAGAGGGACCCCGGCGGAGGAGGGCGCGGGCGAGAGGGACCCCGGCGGAGGAGGGCGCAGCGAGAGGGACCCCGGCGGAGGAGGGCGCGGGCGAGAGGGACCCCGGCGGAGGAGGGCGCGGCGAGAGGGACCCCGGCGGAGGAGGGCGCGGCGAGAGGGACCCCGGCGGAGGAGGGCGCGGCGAGAGGGACCCCGGCGGAGGAGGGCGCGGCGAGAGGGACCCCGGCGGAGGAGGGCGCGGCGAGAGGGACCCCGGCGGAGGAGGGCGCGGCGAGAGGGACCCCGGCGGAGGAGGGCGCGGCGAGAGGGACCCCGGCGGAGGAGGGCGCGGCGAGAGGGACCCCGGCGGAGGAGGGCGCGGCGAGAGGGACCCCGGCGGAGGAGGGCGCGGCGAGAGGGACCCCGGCGGAGGAGGGCGCGGCGAGAGGGACCCCGGCGCGAAGGGGACGCGGATCCTACGCCTGCACCTCTGGTTCCGGGATCCGCCATAAATCCCAGGGAGGAGACTCCTAA